A DNA window from Kitasatospora atroaurantiaca contains the following coding sequences:
- a CDS encoding DUF4255 domain-containing protein, translating into MIHEVDESLRALVRAEVLNGADVDLVFDAPTRDWAARRNTPTVNLYLYDIREDLRRASRGRQNVYDEQGTVVARTLPPRYFKLSYLISAWTQRPEDEHRLLAALLHCFLRHTALPPAGLGPELAATGLPIPVGIALPPPEDRAFADVWSALGGELKPSLDLVVSAPVSTAPVYPAGPPTEEGLTLRSGELTPPPEPGPPPGRRRGRG; encoded by the coding sequence GTGATCCACGAAGTGGACGAGTCGCTGCGCGCCCTGGTCCGCGCCGAGGTCCTGAACGGCGCCGACGTGGACCTGGTCTTCGACGCCCCGACCAGGGACTGGGCCGCCCGGCGCAACACCCCGACGGTCAACCTCTACCTGTACGACATCCGGGAGGACCTGCGCCGGGCCTCGCGGGGGCGGCAGAACGTCTACGACGAGCAGGGCACCGTGGTCGCGCGGACCCTCCCGCCGCGCTACTTCAAGCTCTCGTACCTGATCAGCGCCTGGACCCAGCGGCCCGAGGACGAACACCGGCTGCTCGCCGCGCTGCTCCACTGCTTCCTGCGGCACACCGCCCTGCCCCCCGCCGGACTGGGCCCTGAACTCGCCGCCACCGGGCTGCCGATACCGGTCGGCATCGCCCTCCCGCCGCCCGAGGACCGCGCCTTCGCCGACGTCTGGTCGGCGCTCGGCGGGGAGCTCAAGCCCTCGCTCGACCTGGTGGTCAGCGCCCCCGTCTCAACGGCCCCGGTCTACCCCGCCGGGCCGCCGACGGAGGAGGGACTGACCCTGCGCAGCGGCGAGCTGACACCCCCGCCGGAGCCTGGTCCTCCCCCCGGACGGCGCCGGGGGCGCGGGTGA
- a CDS encoding ATP-binding protein: protein MSGHLLERVALVEERVRRAVLARRSTDPDPDDPFRGLYLSDDAVRRILDEPSSVPAPDQVDAERLAAAEASATAGSRLRALERGFGLLPLDVELLLIALVPDLDGRFEQLYGYLNDDVTRRRPSIGLALALCGVPAAAASARGRLAATAPLVVRGLLLVEEPERPFLGRSLRVPDRVTAHLLGDDTPDPRLADLVSGIRQTAAPESRLGAALSAGLHLAYLREPADGSARGPAAEALLSSGRAALALDLSRLVRDPTPSEAVVAAGREAGLTDAGLVAGPVEALADRADLIRALTALPVPVLLTGRASWDPHWSAAAPLLVDVERLGAESRRALWRAALAHRAPDVDLAATAPFLLTPDQVERAATTAYQQAVLAGGPLTEAHLLHGARAQNSSGLERLARRIEPAVGWDDLVLPDAVLGQLRELAARARHRDQVLGDWAMRPGGGRGRGVMALFAGDSGTGKTMSAEVIAGALGLDLYTVDLATVVDKYVGETEKNLERIFTEAAGVNAVLLFDEADAIFGKRSEVKDAHDRYANVESAYLLQRMETFDGLAVLATNLRANLDEAFTRRLDLVVDFPLPDAEQRTALWERCLGPALPRGTDLDLAFCGRSFDLAGGDIRSAAVTAAYLAAEAGRPVAMADLVAAVAREYRKLGRLCLESEFGPYLRLVR from the coding sequence GTGAGCGGGCACCTGCTGGAACGGGTGGCGCTGGTCGAGGAGCGGGTACGCCGGGCGGTGCTCGCCCGCCGCAGCACGGACCCGGACCCGGACGACCCCTTCCGCGGGCTGTACCTCTCCGACGACGCGGTGCGGCGGATCCTCGACGAGCCCTCGTCCGTCCCGGCGCCCGACCAGGTGGACGCCGAGCGGCTGGCGGCGGCCGAAGCCTCCGCCACGGCCGGTTCGCGGCTGCGGGCGCTGGAGCGGGGGTTCGGGCTGCTGCCGCTGGACGTGGAACTGCTGCTCATCGCGCTGGTGCCCGACCTCGACGGGCGCTTCGAGCAGCTCTACGGCTACCTCAACGACGACGTGACGCGCCGTCGGCCGTCGATCGGCCTCGCGCTGGCACTCTGCGGCGTCCCGGCGGCCGCGGCCTCGGCGCGCGGACGGCTGGCCGCGACCGCGCCGCTGGTGGTGCGCGGGCTGCTGCTGGTCGAGGAGCCGGAGCGCCCCTTCCTCGGCCGGTCGCTGCGGGTGCCGGACCGGGTGACGGCCCATCTGCTCGGCGACGACACGCCCGACCCCCGGTTGGCCGATCTCGTCTCCGGGATCCGGCAGACCGCAGCACCCGAGAGCCGCCTAGGTGCGGCGCTCTCCGCCGGCCTGCACCTCGCCTACCTACGGGAGCCCGCCGACGGTTCGGCGCGCGGGCCGGCCGCCGAGGCCCTGCTCTCCTCCGGGCGTGCGGCGCTCGCCCTCGACCTGAGCAGGCTGGTCCGCGACCCGACCCCGTCGGAGGCGGTGGTCGCGGCGGGCCGGGAGGCGGGACTGACCGACGCGGGGCTGGTCGCCGGCCCGGTGGAGGCGCTCGCCGACCGGGCCGACCTCATCCGTGCGCTCACTGCCCTGCCCGTACCGGTCCTGCTGACCGGCAGGGCGTCCTGGGACCCGCACTGGTCGGCCGCGGCGCCGCTGCTGGTCGACGTCGAGCGGCTCGGGGCGGAGTCGCGAAGAGCTCTCTGGCGGGCGGCGCTCGCACATAGGGCACCGGACGTCGACCTCGCCGCGACCGCGCCGTTCCTGCTGACACCCGATCAGGTGGAACGGGCCGCCACGACCGCGTACCAGCAGGCCGTGCTGGCAGGCGGACCGCTCACCGAGGCACACCTGCTGCACGGCGCCCGCGCGCAGAACAGCTCCGGCCTGGAGCGCCTCGCGCGCCGGATCGAACCCGCCGTCGGCTGGGACGACCTCGTCCTGCCGGATGCCGTGCTCGGCCAGCTGCGAGAGCTGGCGGCCCGGGCCCGCCACCGGGACCAGGTGCTCGGCGACTGGGCGATGCGGCCGGGCGGCGGGCGCGGGCGCGGGGTGATGGCACTCTTCGCGGGGGACTCCGGCACCGGCAAGACGATGTCCGCCGAGGTCATCGCGGGCGCGCTGGGCCTCGACCTTTACACCGTCGACCTGGCGACCGTGGTCGACAAGTACGTCGGCGAGACCGAGAAGAACCTGGAACGCATCTTCACCGAGGCCGCCGGGGTCAACGCCGTGCTGCTCTTCGACGAGGCAGACGCCATCTTCGGCAAGCGCTCAGAGGTCAAGGACGCCCACGACCGCTACGCCAACGTCGAGAGCGCCTACCTGCTGCAGCGGATGGAGACCTTCGACGGCCTCGCGGTGCTCGCGACCAACCTTAGGGCCAACCTCGACGAGGCGTTCACCCGCCGGCTCGACCTGGTGGTCGACTTCCCGCTGCCCGACGCCGAGCAGCGCACCGCCCTCTGGGAACGCTGCCTCGGCCCTGCCCTCCCGCGCGGCACCGACCTCGACCTGGCCTTCTGCGGCCGCTCCTTCGACCTGGCCGGCGGCGACATCCGCTCGGCGGCGGTGACGGCGGCGTACCTGGCGGCGGAGGCCGGCCGACCGGTGGCGATGGCCGACCTCGTGGCGGCGGTGGCCAGGGAGTACCGGAAGCTCGGACGGCTCTGCCTGGAGAGCGAGTTCGGGCCGTATCTGCGGCTGGTGCGCTGA
- a CDS encoding DUF11 domain-containing protein, producing the protein MRRGVLTKGQSSRTRRALLVILSTVLVAAVLVAVSATVRPDRIGPSAPAAAQPAPGRIVYAGGYENSSLVLAPALGSLTPLLGAGEAGNDCQPATRGDTVVWVTDRSGTGESLMWRQGVGPARLLLDRPGWRLKHPALSPDGAWLAFTSWRDGSNGYGSEDWCRQDQRVDDYPPPGADPDATPSVWLVRTDGTGLRRLAAGAGWASWSPDGTEIAYEQGRRIHRIPVQPGGRAVQVDTGAGEARRPAWEPLGGPGHGRIAFITADGEGLETLKVVPAQGGAARQLAKGGGSFTVSDVAWAPDATSLLHLSGTSAYRVDPAKPCEGCPGDEVAFDYDGFESVGWYTPAGGAPTVLLTKVNSDYRHLESVLPQPPLDRLDLLSQDLTGSADYEDPAFSPDGLRVAFVRTKYVGEGVRQVDIMVGDPADLAHAVRLAGQGLDPGLDRSRPAWSPDGTKLAFTQQEPGCTVCLSGAQDSGEVSVADISVGADKAKLLLTVPQLTRAGQNCISEELDPTWSADGSRIAFSRASRCSDKPRLADVASRIRHIWSVDATTGKDQQDLTAVQCGDRDCPVADERPAYAPNGSELAFSRALLTVEQTGTPTGTPTGGGGGAPAQRIYHGVLTMGGDGHGCRIVVPWTGACPNILPAAGPPQNNSPFRQPQAPTWSPDGRQLAFDTQVPYGDGTSSRIGIADARTGEGRLLPARRGSDQMSATWQPTADLDVTLTAAQPQVPEGATTALTLTVTNLGPAAAEPTGTELALPPGLEAVGTPEPSQGSCTAAPFGCALGRLTAGTTATVHVTAKATALGAQTSTATARTRLVDPRPDNNRAETSVTVLAPKLPDPAVTARVTPASVPVGEEAAIEFTVRNQGVATAYGVTLTPTVPPGLRVVSSTPPCPATGCSLGTLTAGAEAKVTLAVTSETPLTATVLGTVTSEGQDADPSNNTATATLTVGRTQTRLRADPAVTVTLDPPTAYVGGTVDAHFTVRNLGHAPATGVTLVTALPPDTTVVTAPAGCTLPSCPIGTLAPGAETTVTLVLRPTASHTGTVTGTLTTTGDDELTANDTAQATLTVLQPAVVLSPPLGPPGIVTLAHGTRFPPGAEVLLRWSAGVTAAAAPVVVAADGTFTAPMLVMVQDTLGPRDLLVTPAAAGPPAFGEVKAGFRVVPGVLQPSQYQQRR; encoded by the coding sequence GTGCGACGAGGTGTGCTCACCAAGGGCCAGAGCAGCCGGACCAGGCGGGCGCTGCTGGTGATCCTGTCGACGGTCCTGGTCGCTGCCGTCCTGGTCGCGGTCTCGGCGACCGTCCGCCCGGACAGGATCGGACCGAGCGCCCCTGCGGCAGCCCAGCCCGCACCCGGCCGGATCGTCTACGCCGGCGGGTACGAGAACAGCAGCCTGGTGCTCGCCCCCGCCCTCGGCTCGCTGACCCCGCTGCTCGGCGCGGGCGAGGCGGGCAACGACTGCCAGCCGGCCACCCGGGGCGACACCGTGGTCTGGGTGACCGACCGGAGCGGGACGGGCGAGAGCCTGATGTGGCGTCAGGGTGTCGGCCCGGCCCGGCTGCTGCTCGACCGTCCGGGCTGGCGACTGAAGCACCCGGCGCTCTCCCCGGACGGCGCCTGGCTCGCCTTCACCTCCTGGCGTGACGGTTCCAACGGCTACGGCAGTGAGGACTGGTGCCGCCAGGACCAGCGGGTGGACGACTACCCGCCACCCGGGGCCGACCCCGACGCCACGCCCTCCGTATGGCTGGTCAGGACGGACGGCACCGGGCTGCGCCGCCTCGCGGCCGGAGCCGGCTGGGCCAGCTGGTCGCCGGACGGCACCGAGATCGCGTACGAGCAGGGCCGCCGGATCCACCGCATCCCGGTGCAGCCGGGCGGCCGGGCCGTGCAGGTCGACACCGGCGCCGGGGAGGCCCGCAGACCGGCCTGGGAGCCCCTCGGCGGCCCCGGACACGGTCGGATCGCCTTCATCACGGCGGACGGCGAAGGACTGGAGACCCTCAAGGTGGTCCCGGCGCAGGGCGGTGCCGCCCGGCAGCTCGCGAAGGGCGGCGGCAGTTTCACCGTCAGCGACGTGGCCTGGGCCCCGGACGCGACCTCGCTCCTCCACCTCTCCGGGACCAGCGCCTACCGGGTCGACCCCGCGAAGCCCTGCGAGGGCTGCCCGGGCGACGAAGTGGCCTTCGACTACGACGGATTCGAGTCGGTCGGCTGGTACACCCCGGCCGGCGGGGCGCCGACCGTCCTGCTGACCAAGGTGAACTCGGACTACCGGCACCTGGAGAGCGTGCTTCCGCAGCCTCCGCTGGACCGGCTGGACCTGCTCTCGCAGGACCTGACCGGCTCGGCCGACTACGAGGACCCCGCGTTCTCGCCCGACGGGCTGCGGGTGGCCTTCGTCCGGACCAAGTACGTGGGCGAGGGCGTCCGGCAGGTCGACATCATGGTCGGCGACCCGGCGGACCTGGCCCACGCCGTGCGGCTCGCCGGCCAGGGCCTCGACCCCGGCCTCGACCGGTCACGCCCCGCATGGTCCCCGGACGGGACGAAGCTGGCGTTCACCCAGCAGGAGCCCGGCTGCACGGTGTGCCTGAGCGGCGCGCAGGACTCGGGCGAGGTGTCCGTGGCCGACATCAGCGTGGGCGCGGACAAGGCGAAGCTGCTCCTCACCGTCCCCCAACTGACCCGAGCGGGGCAGAACTGCATCTCGGAGGAGCTCGACCCGACCTGGTCCGCCGACGGCAGCCGGATCGCCTTCTCCCGCGCGAGCCGGTGCTCCGACAAGCCTCGCCTGGCCGACGTGGCGAGCCGGATCCGCCACATCTGGAGCGTCGACGCCACGACCGGCAAGGACCAGCAGGACCTGACCGCCGTCCAGTGCGGCGACCGGGACTGCCCGGTCGCCGACGAACGCCCGGCGTACGCGCCCAACGGCAGCGAACTCGCCTTCAGCAGAGCCCTGTTGACGGTGGAGCAGACCGGTACGCCGACCGGTACGCCGACGGGTGGCGGTGGCGGCGCGCCCGCCCAGCGCATCTACCACGGTGTGCTCACCATGGGCGGCGACGGCCACGGCTGCCGGATCGTGGTGCCGTGGACCGGCGCCTGCCCGAACATCCTGCCGGCCGCAGGTCCGCCGCAGAACAACTCGCCGTTCCGCCAGCCGCAGGCACCCACCTGGTCGCCCGACGGCCGCCAACTCGCCTTCGACACCCAGGTGCCGTACGGCGACGGGACCAGCAGCCGGATCGGGATCGCCGACGCGAGGACCGGCGAAGGGCGGCTGCTGCCCGCCCGAAGGGGCTCCGACCAGATGTCGGCCACCTGGCAGCCCACCGCCGACCTCGACGTCACCCTCACCGCCGCCCAGCCGCAGGTGCCCGAGGGCGCAACGACCGCACTCACCCTCACCGTCACCAACCTCGGACCGGCCGCCGCCGAGCCGACCGGCACCGAACTCGCCCTCCCGCCGGGCCTGGAGGCGGTCGGCACGCCCGAACCCTCGCAGGGCAGCTGCACCGCCGCCCCGTTCGGCTGCGCTCTCGGCCGGCTGACGGCCGGTACCACCGCCACCGTGCACGTCACCGCCAAGGCGACCGCCCTCGGCGCGCAGACGTCCACGGCGACCGCCCGCACCCGGCTGGTCGACCCGCGGCCGGACAACAACCGGGCCGAGACCTCGGTGACGGTGCTCGCGCCCAAGCTGCCGGACCCCGCCGTCACGGCACGCGTCACCCCCGCGAGCGTGCCGGTGGGGGAGGAGGCCGCGATCGAGTTCACCGTCCGCAACCAAGGTGTGGCGACGGCCTACGGCGTCACGCTGACCCCGACCGTCCCGCCCGGCCTGCGGGTGGTCTCCTCGACGCCCCCCTGCCCGGCCACCGGTTGCTCCCTCGGCACCCTCACGGCGGGCGCGGAGGCGAAGGTCACCCTCGCGGTCACCTCGGAGACGCCCCTCACCGCCACCGTGCTGGGCACGGTCACCAGCGAGGGCCAGGACGCCGACCCCTCCAACAACACCGCCACGGCGACGCTGACGGTCGGCCGCACCCAGACACGGCTGCGGGCCGACCCGGCCGTGACGGTCACCCTTGACCCGCCCACCGCCTACGTCGGCGGCACCGTCGACGCGCACTTCACCGTCCGCAACCTCGGCCATGCCCCGGCCACCGGCGTCACCCTGGTCACCGCCCTGCCGCCGGACACCACCGTGGTCACCGCCCCGGCCGGCTGCACCCTGCCCAGCTGCCCGATCGGCACCCTGGCACCGGGTGCCGAGACCACCGTCACCCTCGTCCTGAGGCCGACCGCGTCCCACACCGGCACCGTCACCGGCACACTCACCACCACCGGGGACGACGAACTCACCGCCAACGACACGGCCCAGGCCACCCTCACCGTCCTGCAGCCCGCCGTGGTGCTCAGCCCGCCGCTCGGGCCGCCCGGGATCGTCACCCTCGCCCACGGCACCCGGTTCCCGCCGGGCGCGGAGGTGCTGCTGCGCTGGAGCGCCGGCGTCACCGCCGCAGCCGCCCCCGTGGTGGTGGCGGCCGACGGCACCTTCACCGCGCCGATGCTGGTGATGGTCCAGGACACCCTCGGCCCCCGAGACCTCCTGGTCACCCCCGCCGCCGCGGGCCCGCCCGCCTTCGGCGAGGTCAAGGCCGGCTTCCGGGTGGTGCCCGGGGTGCTCCAGCCCAGCCAGTACCAGCAGCGGCGGTGA
- a CDS encoding DUF4157 domain-containing protein, with the protein MHDHEHEADCPAPARPRAEREAAVPTGLLMRAAAGGRADVLGPAGVLRLQRTAGNAAVGAALEEQRSPVHDVVSSGGQALDPDLRTDMEARLGHDFGDVRLHTDAAAHDSAKAVNAHAYTVGSHVVFQRDAYDPNSHQGRTTLAHELTHVIQQRSGPVDGTETGGGIKVSDPSDRFEREAAANADRVMADPVPDPGPASAPTSAAAVTGSAPAVQRSAEEEETPVQGLFVQRAEDTEEDEAPA; encoded by the coding sequence ATGCACGATCACGAACACGAGGCCGACTGCCCGGCTCCTGCCAGACCGAGGGCGGAGCGTGAGGCCGCCGTGCCCACCGGGCTGCTGATGAGGGCGGCGGCCGGCGGCAGGGCAGACGTCCTGGGGCCGGCCGGGGTGCTCCGGCTGCAGCGGACGGCCGGCAACGCCGCCGTCGGCGCGGCGCTGGAGGAGCAGCGCTCCCCGGTCCATGACGTGGTGTCCTCGGGAGGCCAGGCGCTGGACCCCGACCTCAGGACCGACATGGAGGCACGGCTCGGCCACGACTTCGGCGATGTCCGCCTGCACACCGACGCGGCGGCGCACGACTCCGCGAAGGCCGTGAACGCGCATGCCTACACGGTCGGTTCGCACGTCGTCTTCCAGCGGGACGCGTACGACCCGAACTCGCACCAGGGGCGCACCACGCTGGCCCACGAGCTGACCCATGTCATCCAGCAGCGCTCCGGTCCGGTGGACGGGACCGAGACCGGTGGGGGCATCAAGGTCAGCGACCCGTCCGACCGCTTCGAGCGCGAGGCGGCGGCCAACGCCGACCGCGTGATGGCCGATCCCGTACCAGACCCGGGCCCTGCCTCTGCTCCTACTTCTGCCGCTGCCGTGACCGGCAGTGCGCCTGCCGTACAGCGCTCGGCCGAGGAGGAGGAGACGCCGGTCCAGGGGCTCTTCGTCCAGCGGGCCGAGGACACCGAGGAGGACGAGGCCCCGGCCTAG
- a CDS encoding phage tail protein, whose amino-acid sequence MKALPDRSAGSAGSTGEDSARTPVTRRVEQEAPGGAPTRPVDPRALQRLQGRAGNAAVSRLLAQRTGPTVQRLAGGSSALPVAPTGTGPATDPRFKSAVADVSSKKKALTKHAPPAAEAKAARDAAVAPADDKEAQGKAAQVEKMGAAKPGTFDKAAFIAAVNQAVSAQSPKNLDEADKFASSGKADAIKNQVLGQVTTGKQTSAKDVAEKAAETPDTSRAVEKQVTALPGRPAAPVPPGPDPVAATVAPAPPEQTDLSTTPQQTDAKMAEANITPEQLAASNEPQFKQTLDAKQAADTHAATAPAAFRAAEQQKLATERAGAAAVGTAGMQGMTAAKSASGGHVTAKQTAAKAGEEEARARISAELKAVYDATKADVDKLLADLDGQVATAFEQGEAQAKAAFTADHQARMQRYKDQRYAGVSGAAQWVIDQFKGLPPEANELFQLSRQLYESKMQAVISGIADLVGRQLGEAKARIARGRDEIAKVVGRQPVELQRIASEASQGIAGRFDELDSSVDEKSKSLVDDLAQRYVAARGAIDEEIKALQAENKGLLDAAMGALLETAETIKKLADMIVGVAARAAGAIDKIISKPIEFLGNLVNAVKAGVMGFAARAGEHLKAGLKQWLFGQLSAGGIEIPETFDAKGIIKLVLSILGLTWANIRSRIVRQIPEPAMRALETSFEMVKILMAEGVGGLWRWIVQKMGDVKDMVVGAIKDFVLEKIVTAGVTWIVSMLNPASAFIRACKAIYDIVMFFVNKAAQIKSFVDSVLDSIEAIAAGGGGAVPGLIESSLAKAIPVVLDFLASLLGLGGISEKIKSILAKIQAPVTKAVDWVISKIVAAGKKLLGKLFGRNRDGQDPRTPEQKKAAVHAARLEAERKLQAEGATPKSVRAALSGIKETHGLASIELVESPNQEYHVAVAINPNEKTDPKKLTAGLDLDEVRAAVARARTQLAAAQQRLKDTPGTPLLACGGGLTRTVGGGRRSAAEANSRANERDPDEHRSILAATDAAAARRWLEADAARWEELGKVPKDWTGTGGQAAGSGAGSGAHIPTPGFRDARGLPGSASIVHAEKMVYRAAQLYGAGTNAIGVTLHQCDDCQSWFLSQARTAGKFLVVADPAVIRIFLPDGTMTTPAHLGLG is encoded by the coding sequence GTGAAGGCTCTGCCCGACCGGTCCGCCGGTTCCGCCGGTTCGACCGGTGAGGATTCGGCCCGTACCCCGGTGACGAGGCGCGTCGAGCAGGAGGCGCCGGGCGGCGCTCCGACGCGCCCGGTCGACCCCCGTGCGCTCCAGCGGTTGCAGGGACGGGCGGGCAATGCGGCGGTGTCCCGCCTGCTCGCCCAGCGGACCGGGCCGACGGTGCAGCGACTGGCGGGCGGCTCCTCGGCGCTCCCGGTGGCGCCGACCGGTACCGGGCCCGCGACGGATCCCCGGTTCAAGTCGGCCGTCGCCGACGTCTCTTCGAAGAAGAAGGCACTCACCAAGCACGCCCCTCCGGCGGCCGAGGCGAAGGCGGCCCGGGACGCCGCCGTGGCGCCGGCCGACGACAAAGAGGCCCAGGGCAAGGCGGCACAGGTCGAGAAGATGGGTGCGGCCAAGCCCGGCACCTTCGACAAGGCCGCCTTCATCGCCGCCGTCAACCAGGCCGTGTCCGCGCAGTCGCCGAAGAACCTGGACGAGGCCGACAAGTTCGCCTCCTCCGGCAAGGCCGACGCGATCAAGAACCAGGTGCTGGGCCAGGTCACCACCGGCAAGCAGACCTCGGCCAAGGACGTGGCCGAGAAGGCGGCCGAGACGCCCGACACCTCACGGGCGGTGGAGAAGCAGGTGACCGCCCTGCCGGGCCGCCCCGCCGCGCCGGTACCGCCCGGCCCCGACCCGGTCGCCGCCACCGTCGCACCGGCCCCGCCCGAGCAGACCGACCTCAGCACCACCCCGCAGCAGACCGACGCCAAGATGGCCGAGGCCAACATCACCCCGGAGCAGCTGGCCGCCTCCAACGAGCCCCAGTTCAAGCAGACCCTGGACGCCAAGCAGGCGGCCGACACCCACGCGGCCACCGCCCCGGCCGCCTTCCGCGCCGCCGAGCAGCAGAAGCTGGCGACCGAGCGGGCCGGCGCGGCGGCCGTCGGCACGGCGGGGATGCAGGGCATGACGGCGGCCAAGTCCGCCTCGGGCGGCCATGTGACGGCCAAGCAGACCGCGGCGAAGGCCGGTGAGGAAGAGGCCCGCGCCAGGATCTCGGCCGAGCTCAAGGCGGTCTACGACGCCACCAAGGCGGATGTCGACAAGCTCCTGGCCGACCTGGACGGACAGGTGGCCACGGCGTTCGAGCAGGGCGAGGCTCAGGCGAAGGCAGCCTTCACGGCTGACCACCAGGCCAGGATGCAGCGGTACAAGGACCAGCGGTACGCGGGTGTGTCGGGCGCGGCGCAGTGGGTGATCGACCAGTTCAAGGGCCTGCCGCCGGAGGCCAACGAGCTCTTCCAACTCTCGCGGCAGCTCTACGAGTCGAAGATGCAGGCGGTCATCTCGGGCATCGCCGACCTGGTCGGCAGGCAACTCGGCGAGGCCAAGGCGCGGATCGCGCGCGGCCGGGACGAGATCGCCAAGGTCGTCGGCCGGCAGCCGGTGGAGCTGCAGAGGATCGCCTCGGAGGCGTCGCAGGGGATCGCCGGCCGGTTCGACGAGCTGGACTCCTCGGTCGACGAGAAGTCCAAGAGCCTGGTCGACGACCTGGCGCAGCGCTACGTCGCGGCGCGGGGCGCGATCGACGAGGAGATCAAGGCGCTCCAGGCCGAGAACAAGGGCCTGCTGGACGCGGCGATGGGTGCCCTCCTGGAGACCGCCGAGACCATCAAGAAGCTCGCGGACATGATCGTGGGCGTCGCCGCCCGGGCGGCCGGCGCCATCGACAAGATCATCTCCAAGCCGATCGAGTTCCTCGGCAACCTGGTCAACGCCGTGAAGGCCGGCGTGATGGGTTTCGCCGCCAGGGCGGGCGAGCACCTGAAGGCCGGGCTCAAGCAGTGGCTGTTCGGCCAGCTCTCGGCGGGCGGCATCGAGATCCCCGAGACCTTCGACGCCAAGGGCATCATCAAGCTGGTCCTGTCGATCCTCGGGCTCACCTGGGCCAACATCCGCTCACGCATCGTCAGGCAGATCCCCGAACCGGCGATGAGGGCGCTCGAGACCTCCTTCGAGATGGTCAAGATCCTGATGGCCGAGGGGGTCGGCGGCCTCTGGCGGTGGATCGTCCAGAAGATGGGCGACGTCAAGGACATGGTGGTCGGCGCGATCAAGGACTTCGTCCTGGAGAAGATCGTCACTGCCGGTGTCACCTGGATCGTCAGCATGCTCAACCCGGCCTCGGCCTTCATCCGGGCCTGCAAGGCGATCTACGACATCGTCATGTTCTTCGTCAACAAGGCCGCCCAGATCAAGAGTTTCGTGGACTCCGTCCTCGACTCCATCGAGGCCATCGCCGCCGGGGGCGGTGGCGCCGTCCCGGGCCTCATCGAGTCCAGCCTCGCCAAGGCCATCCCGGTCGTCCTGGACTTCCTGGCGAGCCTCCTCGGCCTGGGCGGCATCTCCGAGAAGATCAAGTCCATCCTGGCCAAGATCCAGGCCCCGGTCACGAAGGCCGTCGACTGGGTGATCAGCAAGATCGTGGCGGCGGGCAAGAAGCTCCTGGGCAAGCTCTTCGGGAGGAACAGGGACGGGCAGGATCCGCGAACTCCGGAGCAGAAGAAGGCTGCTGTTCATGCGGCGAGGCTGGAGGCGGAGCGCAAGCTCCAGGCTGAGGGCGCCACTCCGAAGTCGGTCCGGGCGGCGCTGTCCGGGATCAAGGAGACTCACGGGTTGGCCTCGATCGAGCTCGTCGAATCGCCGAACCAGGAATATCACGTGGCCGTGGCGATCAACCCGAACGAGAAGACGGACCCGAAGAAACTGACGGCGGGACTCGACCTTGATGAGGTCCGGGCAGCCGTGGCCAGGGCGCGCACTCAGCTGGCCGCCGCCCAGCAGAGGTTGAAGGACACACCAGGGACTCCGCTGCTGGCGTGCGGCGGGGGCCTCACCAGAACTGTCGGAGGGGGCAGGCGCAGCGCGGCCGAGGCCAATTCCCGCGCGAACGAGCGCGACCCGGACGAGCACCGGAGCATCCTGGCAGCGACTGATGCGGCCGCTGCCAGGCGTTGGTTGGAGGCTGATGCCGCAAGGTGGGAGGAGTTGGGGAAGGTTCCCAAGGACTGGACGGGGACGGGTGGGCAGGCTGCCGGGTCGGGGGCCGGGAGCGGTGCGCATATCCCGACACCCGGATTCCGCGATGCAAGGGGTCTGCCGGGAAGCGCGAGCATTGTTCACGCCGAGAAGATGGTGTACCGGGCGGCCCAGCTCTACGGTGCGGGTACGAACGCCATTGGTGTGACACTCCATCAGTGCGACGACTGTCAGAGCTGGTTCCTGAGTCAGGCCAGAACCGCCGGGAAGTTTCTCGTGGTGGCAGATCCCGCAGTCATTCGGATCTTCCTTCCGGACGGGACGATGACAACGCCCGCGCATCTCGGCCTCGGCTGA